The DNA segment AACCCGCCGGGGCGCTGGGCGGCGCGCCACGCGCCCGCGAAGGTCTTGAGACGATCGAGCGCGGCCTGCTGCGACGGGAAGTCGGGGTCGGGGCGATAGGACTCGAACGACGCCGCGGCGAACTGCGGCGGCGGCACGAGCTCCGAGGCGATCTCCGCGCCCGTGATGCTCGGGTCGCGGTCGACGAGATGCTCGAGAGCGGATGCCGCGGCAGAGGTCATGGGCGTTGGGCTCCTGTTGCACCTGGTGACGCGCGCGGTGACTCCGACCGCACCGACGCGTAGATTCGTTGGTGGACGGGTCACCAGCCTAGTCCGCCGACCGAACCCGCTTCGCCCGCCCGGGCGACCACAGGAGGCCCGCATGTCCGTCGAGTTCGATCCCGCCGCAGAGTTCGCCGACTACGCCCATCCGGAGCGCCTCGTCACGACGCAGTGGCTCGCCGATCGGCTCGGAACCCCCGGGCTCGTCGTCGTCGAGTCCGACGAGGACGTCCTGCTCTACGAGACCGGCCACATCCCCGGTGCCGTCAAGGTCGACTGGCACACCGAGCTGAACGACCCCGTCGTGCGCGACTACCTCAGCGGCGAGCAGTTCGCCGCGCTCCTCGGCGGCAAGGGCATCGCGCGCGAGGACACCGTCGTGATCTACGGCGACAAGAACAACTGGTGGGCGGCGTACGCCCTCTGGGTGTTCGCGCTGTTCGGCCACGAGGACGTGCGCCTGCTCGACGGCGGGCGCGACAAGTGGATCGCCGAAGGCCGGCCGATCACGACCGACCCGGCCGACCGGGAGCCCGTCGAGTACCCGGTCGTCGAACGCGAGGACGGCGGCATCCGTGCCTTCAAGGAGGACGTCCTCGCCCACTTCGGCAACCCGCTCATCGACGTCCGCTCGCCCGAGGAGTACACGGGCGAGCGCACCCACATGCCCGCCTACCCCGATGAGGGCGCCCTCCGCGGCGGCCACATCCCGACCGCGGCATCCGTTCCCTGGGCGCGCGCCGCCGCGGAGGACGGCACGTTCCGGCGCCGGGCCGAACTCGAGGCCATCTACCTCGACGAGGTCGGGCTCGCCGCGGGCGACGACATCATCGCGTACTGCCGCATCGGCGAGCGTTCGAGCCACACCTGGTTCGTGCTGACGCACCTGCTCGGCTTCGAGGGCGTGCGCAACTACGACGGGTCGTGGACGGAGTGGGGCAGCGCGGTGCGCGTTCCCATCGCCACGGGCCCCGAGCGGGGCGAGGCGCCCGGGCGGTAGGACGCCGCCGGACGCCCGGCGGCGGGTGGGAGAATGGACCGATGGATGCCACGACCCTCCCCCCGGCGCTCGCGGAGACGCGCGCGGACTTCCTCGCGCTCGGCGTGAAGGATCGCCTGACGCTCCTGCTCGACTTCTCGAACGAGCTCCCGGAACTGCCGGAGCGGTACCGGGACCACCCGGACCTGCTCGAACGGGTCGTGGAGTGCCAGTCGCCGGTGTACATCTTCATCGAGGTCGACGACTCCGGCCTCGTGCACCTGCACGCGACCGCGCCGGCCGAATCGCCCACGACGCGCGGATTCGCCTCGATCCTCGCGCAGGGCCTCGACGGGCTCGCGCCCGACGAGGTCATGGCGATCCCCGACGACTACCCGCAGTCGCTCGGCCTGGGCGAGGCCGTCTCGCCGCTGCGGGTGCGCGGCATGTCGGGCATGCTCGCCCGTGCGAAGCGACAGCTGGCCGAGCGGATGGCGGCCTGACGCCGGTGACGCGGCGCGTCAGCGCTCGGCGAGCCAGTCGCGGATGAGGCGCGTCCAGCGCTCGGGGTCCTGATTCCACTGCTTCGTGTGGCTGGCACGCTCGAACACCTCGAACCTGACGAGGTCGGGCCGCACCTCTGCGAGGCGACGCGACCCGTCGATCGGGACGAAGCCGTCGTCCTCGCTGTGCATGAGCAGGATCGGCACCTCGAGCTCGTCGGCCCGCGCGACCGCGTCCAGCGACTCCAGGTCGATCGGCGCGGCGAGCCCCGTGAGCGATCCGGCGATCGGCGCGCTGAGCACGCGTGCGACGGCTCCGCCGAGCTCGGCGGGCAGGCCGAGCGCTCGGCCCTGGAAGCGCAGGATGTCGGGCCAGTCGACCGCGGGCGACTCGAGGATGACGCCGGCGAGCCGCTCGCGGACCTCCGCGGCGCGCAGCACCGCCTGCAGCACGATCGCACCGCCCATCGACCAGCCCATGAGCACGATCCGACGCGCACCGCGCTCGCGCGCGAAACGGACGGCGGCGACCACGTCCTCCCACTCGGTGCCGCCGAGTCCGTAGCGTCGATCCTCGCTGTGGGGTGCGTCGCCGTCGTTCCGGTACGACACGACGAGGCTCGACCAGCCCGCATCCCGTGCCGGGGCGACCGCCCGCAGCGCCTCGGCCCGGCGCGCGCCCCTGCCGTGGACGCCGATCACCCAGTCGGCAGACGGCGAGCCCGAGGCATCCGCACCCGGCACGAACCAGGCCGGGGCCGGCCCGAGCGGCGTCGGGACGGCGACGTTCTCGTAGTCGCCCGCGACCTCCCACGGCCCCAGGTGGAACCATCCGCTGATGCGACCGCGATGCGCCCGCTCGAGCCGGCCGAAGTCCACGCCCTCGAGCACGCGACGGACCCGGTGGCCGTCGTCGTCCAGCACGTCGCCGATCCGCGCGTACCCCGAATCCCGCTCGAACCACAGCCCGTACCGGCCCGGCATCCGGATCTCATCGGTGCCCGAGAGCACGACCTCGCCCGCGACCAGGTCGACGCGCTCGATGCGGACGTCGTCTTCGCGTGGCGGCTCGGGCGTCACCACCCGCCGCGCGAACACGACCGCGGTCGCCGCCGCCGCCGCGAGGAACGCGAACCCGACGACCGCGATCCCCCCGAGCACCGCGCCGACCGGTCCGACCGCTCGTTCGAGCCGTGACATCCTGCCTCCTGGTTCCCTCGTCGCGTCGAGGGCGCCCTCGTGCGGCGCGCCGCCGCCGGCCCCCGTGACCGAGACTCTAGTCTGCGAACGTGTCCGACTCGGCGCCCCCTCCTCCCCCAGAGTTCGCCGCAGCACTCGAGTCGCTGCGAGCCGCGACCCCGCGCTCCGAACTGCGCGTGTCGGAGATCAGCGCGCCCGCTTCACTGGCGCCCTGGTCCGTCGCGCTCGCGGCCGATCTCGCGCCCGGCCGCCATGCCGAGGACTCCGACCTCGGGACCGGGCGATTCATCCTCCTCTACGACCCCGACGAGCCCGAGCCCTGGGGCGGGCGGTTCCGCGTCGTCTGCTTCGCCCAGGCGCCGCTCGAGACCGACATCGGCATCGACCCGTTCCTCGCGGACGTGGCGTGGTCCTGGCTCACCGATGCGCTCGACTCCCACGGCGCCGCGTACGTGGCGGCGTCGGGAACGGTGACCAAGATCCTCTCGACGGGATACGGCGAACTCGCGCGGCAGGGCGACGGGGCCGAGCTCGAGCTCCGCGCATCATGGACCCCGCTCGACGCCGCGATCGCACCGCATGTGGAAGGGTGGAGTGAACTGCTGTGCATGCTGGCCGGCCTGCCTCCTGGCTCGGAGGGGGTGACGGCCCTTCCCACTCGGAGGAGGAGACGTGGCTGACGTTTTCCACGTGATCGACTCCCGCAACGCCTACGACGA comes from the Agromyces marinus genome and includes:
- a CDS encoding DUF3000 domain-containing protein, which gives rise to MSDSAPPPPPEFAAALESLRAATPRSELRVSEISAPASLAPWSVALAADLAPGRHAEDSDLGTGRFILLYDPDEPEPWGGRFRVVCFAQAPLETDIGIDPFLADVAWSWLTDALDSHGAAYVAASGTVTKILSTGYGELARQGDGAELELRASWTPLDAAIAPHVEGWSELLCMLAGLPPGSEGVTALPTRRRRRG
- a CDS encoding SufE family protein; this translates as MDATTLPPALAETRADFLALGVKDRLTLLLDFSNELPELPERYRDHPDLLERVVECQSPVYIFIEVDDSGLVHLHATAPAESPTTRGFASILAQGLDGLAPDEVMAIPDDYPQSLGLGEAVSPLRVRGMSGMLARAKRQLAERMAA
- a CDS encoding alpha/beta hydrolase family protein; this translates as MSRLERAVGPVGAVLGGIAVVGFAFLAAAAATAVVFARRVVTPEPPREDDVRIERVDLVAGEVVLSGTDEIRMPGRYGLWFERDSGYARIGDVLDDDGHRVRRVLEGVDFGRLERAHRGRISGWFHLGPWEVAGDYENVAVPTPLGPAPAWFVPGADASGSPSADWVIGVHGRGARRAEALRAVAPARDAGWSSLVVSYRNDGDAPHSEDRRYGLGGTEWEDVVAAVRFARERGARRIVLMGWSMGGAIVLQAVLRAAEVRERLAGVILESPAVDWPDILRFQGRALGLPAELGGAVARVLSAPIAGSLTGLAAPIDLESLDAVARADELEVPILLMHSEDDGFVPIDGSRRLAEVRPDLVRFEVFERASHTKQWNQDPERWTRLIRDWLAER
- a CDS encoding sulfurtransferase, giving the protein MSVEFDPAAEFADYAHPERLVTTQWLADRLGTPGLVVVESDEDVLLYETGHIPGAVKVDWHTELNDPVVRDYLSGEQFAALLGGKGIAREDTVVIYGDKNNWWAAYALWVFALFGHEDVRLLDGGRDKWIAEGRPITTDPADREPVEYPVVEREDGGIRAFKEDVLAHFGNPLIDVRSPEEYTGERTHMPAYPDEGALRGGHIPTAASVPWARAAAEDGTFRRRAELEAIYLDEVGLAAGDDIIAYCRIGERSSHTWFVLTHLLGFEGVRNYDGSWTEWGSAVRVPIATGPERGEAPGR